A stretch of Cytophagales bacterium DNA encodes these proteins:
- a CDS encoding superoxide dismutase: protein MAFELPSLPYANDALEPHIDARTMEIHHDKHHAAYVSKLNAAIAGTDMEGKDLDTLMKENTDHAGVRNNGGGHWNHTLFWSIMGPNGGGEPTGALADAINAAFGSFDGFKEQFSNAAATRFGSGWAWLCVVDGKLEVCSSANQDNPLMPGIGCGGTPILGLDVWEHAYYLNYQNRRPDYIGAFFNVINWEEVTKRYEAAL, encoded by the coding sequence ATGGCATTTGAATTACCCTCTCTTCCATACGCAAACGACGCGCTTGAGCCTCATATAGATGCAAGAACCATGGAGATTCACCACGATAAGCACCACGCGGCTTACGTATCGAAACTCAACGCGGCCATCGCAGGCACCGACATGGAAGGCAAAGACCTGGACACCTTGATGAAAGAAAACACTGATCATGCAGGTGTTAGAAATAATGGTGGTGGGCACTGGAACCACACCTTATTCTGGAGCATCATGGGCCCTAATGGCGGTGGTGAACCGACTGGTGCACTAGCTGACGCAATCAATGCTGCATTCGGATCATTCGATGGTTTCAAAGAGCAATTCAGCAACGCTGCTGCAACAAGATTCGGCTCAGGCTGGGCTTGGCTTTGTGTAGTAGATGGCAAACTGGAAGTTTGTTCTTCAGCTAATCAGGACAATCCATTGATGCCAGGCATCGGTTGCGGAGGAACTCCTATCCTAGGACTGGATGTTTGGGAGCATGCTTACTACCTGAACTATCAGAACAGAAGACCTGACTACATCGGAGCATTCTTCAACGTGATCAACTGGGAAGAAGTAACCAAAAGATACGAGGCGGCGCTGTAA
- a CDS encoding YkgJ family cysteine cluster protein — MANENLSRNTQLIKRLKKKKPKDLDDQFSELHDEVFETTDCLTCANCCKTTSPIFLPTDISRVSKRLGIRPAEFHDRYLKTDEDGDFVLTQAPCPFLLDDNTCEVYDVRPKACREYPHTNRKRMHQILNLTLKNSTICPAVDEILGKLEKVYA, encoded by the coding sequence ATGGCAAACGAAAACCTTTCACGGAATACGCAACTCATTAAGCGGCTAAAAAAGAAAAAGCCAAAAGACCTGGATGATCAGTTCAGTGAATTGCACGATGAGGTTTTTGAAACAACAGACTGCCTGACCTGCGCCAACTGCTGCAAAACGACCAGCCCTATTTTTTTACCCACAGATATTTCAAGGGTCTCTAAAAGATTAGGGATTCGACCTGCGGAATTTCATGATCGCTATTTGAAAACAGATGAAGATGGTGATTTTGTATTGACTCAGGCCCCATGCCCTTTCCTATTAGATGACAACACCTGTGAAGTCTATGATGTTCGACCTAAAGCCTGCCGCGAATATCCGCACACCAATCGTAAGCGCATGCATCAGATCCTGAACCTGACCCTGAAAAATTCCACTATTTGCCCGGCGGTTGACGAGATTTTAGGTAAGCTTGAAAAGGTATACGCATGA
- a CDS encoding DNA alkylation repair protein has translation MTTQEVIKALRALGTEHHRNQFARFGIVASEAFGVKSPDIQKLAKQIGKNHELAVQLFEEPHHEAKLITAFLAEPKLLTKELMDHWASQVYSWDLCDNLCMHLFRRSPLAEEVAYQWVMDDREFVRRCGLVLMTSLSIHNKKASNEWLLKYIEAATPYVTDERNFVKKAVSWLLRSQGKRNLTLRTTILEKCDQIATKHPTSKSVIWIISDVRRELMKKEVLERLERKEG, from the coding sequence ATGACAACCCAAGAAGTCATCAAGGCACTCCGAGCATTGGGGACAGAGCACCACCGCAACCAATTCGCACGCTTCGGAATTGTTGCATCAGAAGCCTTCGGCGTAAAAAGTCCGGACATCCAAAAGCTGGCCAAACAAATTGGCAAGAACCATGAATTAGCTGTACAGTTATTTGAAGAACCGCACCACGAAGCCAAGTTGATCACCGCCTTTCTGGCCGAACCTAAACTATTGACGAAAGAATTGATGGACCATTGGGCAAGCCAGGTTTATTCCTGGGACCTCTGTGACAACCTATGCATGCACTTGTTCCGAAGGAGCCCATTGGCTGAAGAGGTTGCTTATCAATGGGTCATGGATGATCGTGAATTTGTCAGGAGATGCGGTCTGGTGTTGATGACCTCCTTGTCCATCCACAATAAAAAGGCCAGCAACGAATGGTTGTTAAAATACATTGAAGCTGCTACTCCATACGTCACAGATGAACGGAACTTTGTCAAGAAAGCCGTTAGCTGGTTATTGAGAAGCCAAGGCAAACGCAACCTGACATTGAGAACAACTATCCTCGAAAAATGCGATCAAATAGCAACTAAACACCCGACCAGCAAATCCGTCATATGGATCATCAGTGATGTAAGGAGAGAATTGATGAAAAAGGAAGTATTAGAAAGATTGGAGAGAAAGGAAGGATAG
- a CDS encoding nucleoside deaminase, producing MALGVHSDEHFMKQALLEAEKASETGEIPVGVVIVANNRIIAKAHNQVEQLQDVTAHAEMVALTSAQNYLGAKYLSDCRMFVTLEPCVMCAGALYWSQIGELIVGARDEKRGYSRHEELLIHPKTNVRWDVLKGECESLITGFFQRMRNKD from the coding sequence ATGGCACTAGGCGTCCATAGCGATGAACATTTCATGAAGCAAGCCCTGCTTGAAGCAGAAAAAGCGAGCGAAACGGGTGAAATACCCGTCGGAGTGGTCATTGTCGCTAATAATCGCATCATTGCCAAGGCTCATAATCAGGTAGAGCAGCTTCAGGATGTTACCGCACACGCGGAAATGGTTGCATTGACTTCTGCACAGAACTATCTCGGTGCAAAATACCTGTCTGATTGCCGGATGTTCGTCACTTTAGAACCGTGTGTCATGTGTGCAGGTGCCTTGTACTGGTCACAAATCGGCGAGCTTATCGTGGGAGCTCGGGATGAAAAGCGCGGATATTCCCGACATGAAGAATTATTGATCCATCCGAAAACCAATGTGCGATGGGATGTGTTGAAAGGAGAGTGTGAGTCATTGATCACCGGATTTTTCCAAAGAATGAGAAATAAGGATTAA
- the aspS gene encoding aspartate--tRNA ligase produces the protein MLRTHNCGELRISDQGKTVKLCGWVQLLRDKGGMVWIDLRDKYGITQLMFDESTSDAAAIAQAREVGREFVLQAEGEVIERVSKNDKIPTGEIEIKVKTLTVLNPSMVPPFLIKDDTDGGEDLRMKYRYLDLRRAPVRKNLELRHLLMKKTREYLDSQSFTEVETPYLIKSTPEGARDFVVPSRMNPGQFYALPQSPQTFKQLLMVSGFDRYYQIVKCFRDEDLRADRQPEFTQIDCEMSFVERDDVLNLFEGMVKFFYKEIKGIELSDFPHITYAEAMEKYGSDKPDLRFDMAFTELNEIVQYKGFNVFDQAELVVSIAAPGCASYTRKEIDGLTDFVKRPQIGAKGLVYVKCNEDGSFKSSVDKFYDQDQLKNWATACGANPGDLILVLAGDKDATRKQMNELRLEMGSRLGLRDKDKVAVAWVVDFPLLEWDEETGRYHAMHHPFTSPIPADLEKLESDPGNVNANAYDLVINGVEVGGGSIRIHDSKVQSRMFKALGFTEQEAQDQFGFLLGAFQYGAPPHGGIAFGFDRLCALFGGQDSIRDFIAFPKNNSGRDLMIDSPSDIAGDQLEELHISLK, from the coding sequence ATGTTGAGGACACACAATTGCGGTGAGTTAAGGATTTCAGATCAAGGTAAAACGGTGAAGTTATGCGGTTGGGTACAGCTGTTACGTGACAAAGGAGGGATGGTCTGGATTGATCTTCGAGACAAGTATGGGATCACACAATTGATGTTTGATGAAAGTACTTCTGATGCTGCGGCCATTGCTCAGGCAAGAGAAGTAGGGCGTGAGTTCGTATTGCAAGCTGAGGGAGAAGTGATTGAACGCGTGTCGAAGAATGATAAAATCCCTACCGGAGAAATTGAGATCAAGGTAAAAACATTGACCGTGCTCAATCCGTCTATGGTTCCTCCTTTTTTGATCAAGGATGATACCGATGGAGGCGAGGACCTTCGCATGAAGTACCGGTACCTCGATTTGCGAAGGGCGCCGGTAAGAAAGAACCTGGAGTTACGTCACTTGTTGATGAAAAAGACCCGGGAGTATTTGGATAGCCAAAGCTTCACGGAAGTCGAAACGCCTTACCTGATCAAATCTACACCCGAAGGAGCCAGAGATTTTGTGGTGCCTTCCAGAATGAATCCAGGGCAATTTTATGCCTTGCCACAGTCGCCACAGACATTCAAGCAATTGCTGATGGTTTCGGGTTTTGATCGCTATTACCAGATCGTGAAATGCTTCAGAGATGAAGACCTTCGAGCCGACCGTCAACCTGAGTTTACCCAGATAGACTGTGAAATGTCCTTCGTAGAGCGAGATGATGTGCTCAATCTGTTTGAAGGCATGGTCAAGTTCTTCTATAAAGAAATCAAAGGAATCGAATTGTCTGACTTCCCACATATCACCTATGCAGAAGCCATGGAAAAATATGGATCGGACAAACCCGACCTGCGATTTGATATGGCCTTCACGGAACTGAATGAGATCGTTCAATACAAAGGATTCAATGTCTTTGACCAGGCAGAGTTGGTAGTGTCCATTGCTGCGCCAGGTTGTGCTTCTTATACGAGAAAGGAGATCGATGGCTTGACTGATTTTGTGAAAAGGCCTCAGATTGGAGCGAAGGGACTGGTTTATGTCAAATGCAATGAAGATGGGTCTTTCAAGTCTTCTGTAGATAAATTCTACGATCAGGATCAGTTAAAAAATTGGGCAACAGCTTGCGGAGCTAACCCGGGCGATTTGATTCTTGTTCTTGCAGGAGACAAAGATGCCACCCGCAAGCAAATGAATGAATTGCGATTGGAAATGGGTTCAAGGCTTGGTCTGAGAGATAAAGATAAAGTAGCTGTTGCGTGGGTCGTTGACTTTCCATTGTTGGAATGGGATGAAGAAACAGGACGCTATCACGCCATGCACCACCCATTTACTTCTCCGATACCTGCAGACCTGGAAAAGCTGGAAAGTGACCCGGGCAATGTAAATGCCAATGCCTATGATCTGGTGATCAATGGGGTAGAAGTAGGTGGTGGATCGATTCGGATCCATGATAGTAAAGTGCAATCACGCATGTTCAAAGCATTGGGTTTCACAGAGCAAGAGGCCCAGGACCAGTTCGGATTTCTGCTAGGAGCATTCCAATACGGCGCACCTCCTCATGGTGGTATTGCCTTCGGTTTTGACCGATTGTGTGCGCTATTTGGAGGACAGGATAGCATAAGAGATTTTATCGCGTTCCCAAAAAATAATTCTGGTCGTGATTTGATGATTGATTCCCCATCGGATATTGCAGGAGATCAATTAGAAGAGCTGCACATTAGCCTGAAATAA